GAGCAGGAGGAGGCCATCGAGCTGCTGCGGCGGGTGCTGGTCGAACAGCAGGTCGAGTTCCGGCTGGAGTCCGGGGAGGCGGCGATCGCCAACAACTTCGCGATGTGCCACTCCCGGTCGGATTTCGTCTCCGCCAACGATCCCAAGCGGCGGCGCTGCTTCCTGCGGGCCTGGATGGAGGTGCCGCTGTCGGATCGCCGGCTGCCGATCGGCCGCGAGTACTTCCACATGGAGAACAAGGACGGCCGGCTGGGCTACGACCCGGTGCCCGGGCGCGAGGGGAAGATCCCGCGCAACGACTACGCCAACGTCGACGAGCAGCTGGCCGAGATGTTCAGGGCGGCACAGGCCAAACCGAAGATCTGATGGCGTCACGACGGCGTCCGCGGCTGGTGTTCGAGCGGTGGACCGACCCGGTCGCGGGGGAGATTCTGGGCGGCGGTGAGATCGAGCTGGTGCGGCTTGATCTCACCGCCCCGCCCGCCGAGGGGTGGGCGGCGCTGCAGTCGGCGCACGGTTACCAGGTGGCGACCCGCACCGATGTCGCCAAGGTTGTCGACGGGACCCAGTGGCTGGCGGATCGCAACCTGGTGCAGCGCTGTGATCAGCTGCTCGCGGTGTGCTCGGCCGGCGCCGGCTACGACGTCATCGACGTGGCGGCGTGCACCGAGGCGGGAATCGCGGTGTGCAACAACTCCGGTCCGGGTGCGGAGGCGGTGGCCGAGCACGCGCTGGGCCTGATGCTGGACCTGGCCAAGAAGATCACCGTCGCCGACCGGGTGCTGCGCCGGGGCGCGCTGGGCGATCGGCTGGCGCTGCGCGGCAGCCAGTTGCAGCACAAGACGCTGGGCGTGGTGGGACTCGGCGCGATCGGCAGCCGGCTGGTGCAGTTGTGCGCACCGTTCGACATGGAGGTGCTGGCCTTCGACCCGTACGTCGATGAGGAAACCGCGAAAGCTCGTGGAGTACAACTTGTTTCCCTCGATGAGCTGCTGCAGCGGGCCGATTTCGTGCAACTGACCTGTCCACTGACCGCCGAGACCGAGGGCTTGATCGGGCGTGCGGAGTTCGCCGCGATGAAGCCGACCGCGTTCTTCATCACCACCGCCCGGGGGCCGGTGCACGACGAGGCCGCGCTCTACGACGCGCTGGTATCCGGCCGGATCGCCGGCGCGGGGCTGGATGTGTTCCACGACGAGCCGCCCCGTGCCGACAACCCGCTGCTGAGCCTGGACAACGTCGTCGCGACCCCGCACACCGCGGGGATCACCGTGGAGGCCGCGCGCGACATCGCGGTGGCCACCGCCGCTCAGTGGCAGACCATCTTCGCCGGCCGCGTGCCGCCCCGGCTGCTCAACCCCGAGGTGTGGCCCCGCTACCGCGAGCGGTTCGAGCGCATCCTCGGATTCGCTCCGGAGCCGCTCGACGGCCGGCCCGACCGCCCGAGCCCCGAGAACACCACGTCCCGGAAAACCGCAGAGAAGGAAGCATTCACCAGGTGAGCGAGTACGACACCATCGAGTTCGAGGTCCGTGGCCGCACCGCATGTGTGACCCTGAACCGGCCCGAGGTGCTCAACGCGATCAACGACGAGATGATCGCCGAGCTGAACGAGGTCTACGCCGAGATCGAACGCTCACCGGACATCTGGACGGTCATCATCACCGGTGCCGGCCGCGCCCTGTGCGTGGGGGCGGACGTGAACAAGGCCGCCGACCACGACATGGAGAACGCACCCGGCATCGACAACCAGGGCGAGCCGGTGCTGAGCTCGCTGCGGCAGTGGGACGCACCGCAGGAGGCCACGCCGCCGTGGCTGCAGATGACCAAACCGATCATCTGCGCGGTCAACGGCATCGCGGCCGGGGCCGGGCTGGACCTGATCACCACCGCGGACATCACGATCGCCTCCGACCGGGCGTCGCTGATGGACCCGCACGTCAGCATCGGCGTGACCTCGGGGCGGGAAGGGGTGCGGCTGGCCCGCATCCTGCCGCTGCCGGTCGCGATGCGGTTGGTGCTGATGGGCAAGCACGAACGGCTCGACGCGCAACGCGCTTACGACCTCGGCATCTTCACCGAGCTCGTCGAGCACGACAAGCTGATGGACCGGGCCTGGGAGGTCGCCGACGTCGTCAACTCGAACGCCCCGCTGGCGGTGCGTGGTTCGCGCATGGCGATCCGCAAGGGCCTGACGCTGCCCATCTACGAGGCCGAACTGCTCGCCGAGAACTACCGGATGAAGGTGGCGCTGACCAAGGACGCCATCGAGGGTCCCCGGGCATTCCTGGAGAAGCGCAAGCCGAACTGGCAGTGCCGCTAGCGCAGCGCCGGCGGCACTAGTCCATTCCGAAGAACCTGCGGGCGTTGGTGGCGAGCACCTTGCGCTTGGTCTCGTCGTCGAGCCCCTCGGTGGCCTTGTTGGCCACCTCGAGGCTGTGCGGCCAGTTGGTGTCGTTGTGCGGATAGTCGGTCTCGAACATCAACTGGTCGGGGCCGACCAGATCCAGGATCCGGAACGCCACCGGATCGCCGAAGGTGGAGAAGTACACCCGCCCCGGCACCTGGGTGCTCGGTGGATCGGTCAACAGCGGATGCACCCCGCCCCAGCCGCGGCGATCGTGCCAGACCTCGTCGACCCGCTGCAGATAGTACGGAATCCAGCCGGCCTGGGCCTCGGCGAACGCGAGCTTGAGCTTCGGGAACTGAATCAGCTTGGCGGAGAACAGCCAGTCGACGAGTGCGATGGTGCAGTTGACCGCCATCAACGCGCTGGTGACCACGTGCGGGGAGTCGGGGGAGGACTTGGTCAGCGACGAGCTCGACCCGATGTGCAGCATGATCCCGACGTCATTGCGTTCGCAGGCCGCGAAGAACGGGTCCCAGTAACCGCTGTGGATCGAGGGCAGGTCCAGTCGTGAGGGCAGTTCCGAGAAACACACCGCCCGCATGCCCTTGGCCGCCACCCGCTCGACCTCCTTGGCGGCCAATTCGACGTCCCACAGCGGGATGATGCCGAGCGGGATCAGCCGGCCGTTGCTACCGGCCGCCCACTCGTCGATCTGGAAGTCGTTGTAGGCCTCGACGCACAGCCGGGCCAGCTCCTTGTCCTTGGCGTAGAGGAACCGCTGTCCGCAGAACCGCACCAGCGTGTTCGGGAAGCAAGCGGACGCCTCGATCCCGGCGATGTCCATATCGGCGAGCCGGTCGGCGGGTCGGTAGCAGCCCGGGCGCATGTCGTCGTAGGTGATCGGTTCGGTTCGCAGCTCATCGACCTCGTACCCGGCCGCCGCGCTGATCATCGGGATCGGAATGCGCTGGTCCTCGAAATGCCAGACGTCGGCCTCCCGGCCGTCCTCGTCCTCGATGAACGCGACATCGTTGGTCACCGACGGATCCATCCGGCCCTTGAGGCGCACGATGTGCGGTCCGGCTTCGTGGTAACGCTGCGGCAGCCGTTTGGTCCACAGGTCGGCGGGCTCCACCAGGTGGTCGTCCGGGGAGACGATCTTGATGTCTGCGCTCACGCTGCACTCCTTCCAGGACTGCCGGTGGGGTCCGGTTTTGCGAACAGAGCGATTCCCGAAAATGAGAATGTTGGTTTTCATAGTACGCCATGGCGGCGGGGAAACCGAGGGGGAATCGCGTCCGGGGGATGGGATGAGAATAACGGTTTACGATAGGGGAATGACCCGAGACAACGGTGACGCGCAGGACCCGGCCGCCGAGGAGTCGTCGGAGGCGGCCCCGATCGAGCTCTCGGCCAAATGGCAGGAACGCACGCTGGAGCGGCGGCTGAGCAACGCCCGGGCGCGGGCGCTGGCGCGCAGCTCGCGGTTCCTGGCGACCGCGCTGGAGCTGGTGCAGGAGTCCGGCCGCGCCGACTTCACCGTGCAGACCCTCATCGACCGGTCGAACCTGAGCCTGCGCGCGTTCTACCAGCATTTCGCGGGCAAGGAAGAGCTGCTGCTGGCGCTCTACGAGAACATCACCAGCCAGTTCACCGAGGACATCCGCCAGGAGGTCGCCGCGGCCGACGGGCCGATGGAGCAGTTGGAGGCCTTCTGCCGGGGGTTCCTGTCGCGGGCCGAGTCGTCGCACAAGGTCGGGGGCCGGGTGGCGACCATCTACAACCTCAGCCTCGAGATCGAGCGTCCGACCGAGTTCGCGAAGGTGTGGGAACCGTTGCAGAAGCTGCTCACCCGGATCCTCACCGACTGCGCCAAACAGGGGCTGGTGCGCACCGACCTCACCCCGGCGCAGCTGACCACCCTGCTGAACTCGACGCTGACCGCGCTGGCGCAGATCGGGGTGTTCAACACCGGTGTCCGCGGCGCCGAGTTGACCGAGGACGACATGTGGGCCTGGTGCAAGCAGGCGGTGAGCCCGCCGGCGGCGGTGGTGAAGCCGAAATCCGCCGCCAAATCCGGCAGCACGCGGTCGACGACCGGGCGGCGTGCCAAGAAGCTGACGGGATAGCTAGCGGGGGAGTCCCAGCCCCCGCTGCGCGATGATGTTGCGCTGGACCTCGCTGGTCCCCGCATAGATGGTGGTGCCCAGGGAGAAGCGCATCAGGTACTCGAAGCGGCCCTCCTCCGGCGCGGTGGGTTCGAGCCGGCTGCGCAGCGCATCGGGTCCGACCAGTTCGTTGATGTCCTGCGCGGCGCGCACCAGGGCCTCGGTGCTGTACAGCTTGGACATCGGGCCCTCCGCGATCGGGGCCCGGCCCTGTTCGGCCATCCACACGCAGCGCCGCTGCAGCAGGGTGGACACCTCGAGCTCGATCGCGACCCGCGCCAGCCGCCGCCGCACGTCGGGGTCGTCGATGCGCGGCGATCCGGCCGCGTCGGTGGTCTCGCGGGCCCACCGCTCCGCATGGTCGAGCAGTCGCGCGATGTGCGGACCCCAGCCGGAGGCGTGTTCGTCCTCCAGCGCCAGGTGCAGCACCGACCAGCCCTCGTCGACGCCGCCGATGCGGTACTCGTCGCCGACCCGCACGTCGCTGTAGAAGGTGATGTTGGTGCGCTCACCCGACAGCGTCCACACCGCCTGCGCCTCGACCCCGGGTGCGTCGAGCGGCACCAGAAACATGGTCAGGCCCTTGTGTTTGGGTTTGTCGGGGTTGGTGCGGGCCAGCAGGAAGACGTAGTCGGCGATGTGGCCGTTGGTGGTGAACATCTTCGAGCCGTTGATGATCCAGTCGTCACCGCAGCGCACCGCCCGGGTCTTGGCGGCGGCGACGTCGGATCCGCACTCGGGCTCGGTGAACCCCAGCGCGATGGTCAGCTCGGCGGCCATCGCCTTGGGGATGATCTTCTGTTTGAGCTCCGGGGATCCGGCCTTGTCGATCACCGCGGCCACCATGCGGGTGGTCTCGGACAGGTAGACCGGAGCATCGGAGTACATCAACTCGTCCTGCAGCACCTGGCGGTGCAGCGGCCGGCCGTCCGGGGCGAACATGTCCTTGGCGACCAGGCCGCGCGCGAAATCGTCGTCGTGGGCCACGCCGCTGCGGTAGATGCGCTCCTCGAACTCGGGGGTGATCACCTCGTCCAGATGGGCCCGTACGGCGGCGCGGAACTCCCGCGTCTGGTCATCGAGTTGAAAATGCACGGCCGATCGCGCTCCTCGTCCCTGGGCGGCAAAGCGGAAATGTTAATCTCAGAATTGAGAGTGTACATATTCACCAGGATCGGTTGACGGCATGGATTTGAGCTTGTCCGACGAGCAGCGCCAGCTCGTCGACGCGTTCACGGCGTTGTACGCCCGGATGAGCACCTCCGAACAGGTTCGGGCAGCCGAGCCGCTGGGGTTCGATCGCGAGTTGTGGCGCGCGATGCTCGACACCGGGGTGCTCGAGATGGCCGTCAGTGAGGACGACGGTGGCTGGGGGGCAACCGAACTCGATCTCGCACTGGTCGCCGAACAGCACGGCCGTGCGATCGCCCCCGCGCCGCTGATCGAAACCCAGGTTGCCGCAAAACTTCTCGCCCGGTGTGGTTCCGAGCAGCTGGGTCCGGTGCTGGGTGGGGAGCGACTTGTCACCTTCGCGCCACGGTCCGCGCGGGACGGCCGTGCCGGGCTGGTGCCGGCCGGTGCGGTCGCCGATGCGGCGGTCGTGCTGCACGACGATCGGTTGCTGCTCGTCCCGATCGCCGCGGGCACCCGCCAGATCGACAACCTCGCCGCCATGCCGCTGGCGGACATCCCGATCGGCCCGGAGGCCACGGTGCTCGCCGAAGGGCCGGACGCGGTCGAGCTGCACGCCTACGCGCTGGACCGCTGGCTGCTGCTCAGCGCCCTGGCGCTGGTGGGCATCGCCGCACGGGCGGTGGAACTCGGCGTCGACTACGCCAAACGGCGTCACGCCTTCGGCGTGCCGATCGGCAGCTTCCAGGCGGTGGCGCATCCGCTGGCCGACAGCGCGACCGCGGTCGACGGTGCCCGGCTGCTCGGCTACCGGGCGGCGTGCGCCTACGCCGAGGAACCCGACCGGGCCGCCGAGCTGTCGGCGATGGCGTTCGTGTTCGCCTACGAGACCGCGCGCGACGCGACACTGCGCAGCCTACACATCCACGGCGGTTACGGGTTCGGGATGGAGGGCGACATCCAGCTGTACTACCGGCGCGCCCGGGGGTGGGCGCTGGTGTACGCCGAGCCGCCGCTGGTGCTCGACCGGGTGGCCGACGCCCGCTACGGTCCGGTCGCGGCCCGCTGAACCCGGACCGTCGGCCCCGGCCGGCCGGGGCGGTCAGGGGTTCTGATTCGCTTCGCGTTCCTCGTGGATGCGCACCAGTTCGCGGAAGCCCAGCCGCGGATACTCCGGGACCGGCTGCACCCCCCACTTGTCCTGGGCGGTCTGCTGGCCCGCCGCCTCGGGCGCGCCGCCGAACGGCGGACCGCTGAGCGGATAGGGGTTGGTGCAGCTCAGTGAGTCGTCCGAGTAGCGGACCTTCATCAGCTCGCTGCAGATCTCGGTGAGCGACAGCGTCGGCCAGCCGTACCAGGCCGCCACCAGCGGAACGGTCAGTGATCCTTCGATCACCAGACCGAACAGGCACACCAGCAACCCGCGCCGCAACCACTTGTGCATCCGGGCCCACTGCGGAGAGGTGCCCAACGGCAGCTCGGCGTTCTTCGAATCCTGTTGTCCAGCAGTCTTATCGGCCATCGTCGTCCCTCAGTCCGAGAAGATCTCGCGATTCACGGTGTGCAGATAGGGGATCGCGAGGAACGGGGTGATGTAGAAGATGTTGTAGAGCCACCAGCCGATCACCGGGATGCCCACGGCGGCGTACCGGACATCGGCGTAGATGGTCATGTTGATGACGTAGCCGGCCCACATGATGAGCCCGAACCAGCAGGTGACGATCATCCACTGGTGGCCCCAGCGCCGCATCTGCAGGAACCCGATCGCCGCCGCGATCCGCAGCGGGAACACGATCAGCACCCCGACGATGATCCAGGCCTTCTCGCCGGGTGCGCCGGCACCGCCCATCCACAGCTCGTTGTAATGCCAGAAGTACCCGCCGTCCATCAGGTTGCCCCAGGCGGTGAAGATGGTCCGGGTGATCAGCGCGTGGTTGGCGAAGATGTCCAGGCCCCAGCCGATGCTGTTGATCGCGGCGTCGAGGATGATCACGTAGCCGATCAGCGTCACCATCATCGGGCGCACCGACAGCCCGCTGCGGGCGGCGTTGCGCAGCAGGACCAGGCCGCGGCAGAACACCGGCAGCCCGATCGGCCCGAGCACCAGCGTGCCCATCAGCAGCGTGCCGGCGATGAGCCAGCGGTCGGCCTGCCGCTGTGCGCGGTGGGACTCCTCGACGTGCTCGTCGTAGCCGGAGACGGTCGCGGTCATCACCAGTCCCTCACCGTGAGCATCTGGACCTGGATCAGGAACAGCGCGAGAAGGGTTCCGTACACGACGATCTGGAACACGATCAGCGCGCGGCGGCGGTTGCGGTCCTGTTCGTTCATCAGAACGTCCCGATGTTGGAGATCAGCCAGTACCAGAACCAGATGACCGCGCCCATCGCACCCCAGGTGACGGCCATCCGGACGAACTCCTGCACCATGCCGCGACCGTATCAGGAATTCTCTGAAATGAGAACGGCCGTTTCCAGCCGGGTGAACCTCGATCAGGCGGGGCTCAGCGGGGTTCGAGCACCGCGAAGCTCACCGTGGCCCGGGCGGCGTGCCGGTCGGCGCCCACATCGATGACGTCGACCGCCACCACGATCGAGCGGCGCCCGGCCCGCACCAGGGTGGCGGTGGCGCGGGCCGGGCCGGTCATGATCGGCGCCAGGAAGTGGATCGTCATGTCGGAGGTGGCCGCCCCGGCGAGGTGGCCGGCGTACTTGACCGCGAGCCGGCCGGCGGCGATGTCGATCAGCGTCGCCACCAGCCCGCCCTGCAGGGCGCCGCGGATATTCGTCAGATCCGGGCGGTTGTGCAGGTCGACGACCACCATGTCGTCGGTGTCGACGACGTCGTAGAACGGCAGCTTGCCGAACAGATGGTCGGGGATGGTGACGGCCATCGGCTGCGGCTCGGCCGGCGAACTGTCGGTCACGGCCAAGGATTATCCGTCAGCACCGTCACGCATCCGCGCGCACCTTGTCCTTGAGCGCGGGCATCACCGGGGGCGCGGTCCGCCAGTTCGGCACCCCGTGTTCCTCGCCGGCGCGCGGCACCTTGTCCTCGCGCACCTCGGCCCAGTGCGAGTGGTTGAGCTGGTGCAGCGAGAAACACGCCTGCAGCGAGTTGTAGAAACCCATGTTGTCCAGCGTCTGGTTGACCGACTCCTTGATCAGCAGCGCGGCCATCGTCGGCACCTGCGCGATGCGGCGGGCGAACTCCAGCGTGCGTTCGGACAGCTCCTCCCGCTTGAACACCTTGCTCACCATCCCGAGCCGGTACGCCTCGTGAATGTCCATCGAGTCGCCGGTGAGCATCAGCTCCTTGGTCTTGCGCGGGCCGAACTCCCACGGATGGCCGAAGTACTCCATGCCGCACATGCCGAGCCGGGTGCCGACCACGTCGGCGAACCGGACCTCCTCGCTGCCCACGATCAGGTCGCAGGCCCACATCAGCATCAGGCCCGCGGAGAACACGTCGCCGTGCACCTGCGCGATGGTGATCTTGCGGAGGTTGCGCCAGCGCAGGGTGTTCTGGAAGAAGTAGTGCCACTCCTGCAGCATCCGGTTCTCCGCCCCCTCGCGGGTGCCGCCGTTGATCCGCATGGTCGGATGCTGGTCGGGCCCGGGCCGGTACTCCGCCTTGGCCACCGCGGAGCCGATGTCGTGGCCGGAGGAGAACATCTTGCCCTCGCCGGCGAGGATGACCACCCGCACCGTGTCGTCCTGCTCGGCCCGCATGAACGCGTCGTCCAGTTCGACCAGCATGCCGCGGTTCTGCGCGTTGCGGGCCTCGGGTCGGTTGAGCAGGATCCGCACGATCCTGCCGTCATCGTGGGTCTCCCACTTCAGGAACTTGTAGTCGTCCATCGGTCCTCCGAACCGCCCATTCGGCAATGTTGTTTGCGAAATATGAGAAGCTATATTCTTACACGCCCGCTCGAAGGAGATAGCGACGTGACCGAGCACAGGTTCCAGATCTGGGACGCCGACAACCACCTCTACGAGACCACCGACGCGTACACGCGGTATCTGCCGAAGGAGTACCGCGGCGCGATCCAGTGGATTCAGGTCGACGGCCTGACCAAGCTGATGATCAAGGGCAGGCTCACCGACACCATCCCGAATCCCACCTACGAGGTGGTGGCCTCGCCGGGGGCGTGGGCCGACTACTTCCGCGGGATCAACCCCGAGGGCAAGAGCCTGCGCGAGTTGGCCAACCCGATCCGCTGTCCCGACGAGTTCCGCAACGCCGAACAGCGTTTGCGCCTGCTCGACGCCCAGGGCATTCACGCCTGTGTGATGTTCCCGACCACCGGCGGCATGCTCGAGGAACGCATGACCGACGACATCGAGCTGACCCACGCGGTCGCGCACGCCTACAACCAGTGGCTACTCGAGGAGTGGGGCTTCGACTACGCCGGACGGATCTTCGCGACCCCGATCATCACGCTTCCCGACGTGGACAAGGCCATCGACGAACTGAACTGGTGCGTGGAGAACGGGGCCCGTGCGGTGCTGGTCAACCCGCGGCCGGTCGCCACCGTCACCGGCCGGACCACGTCGATGGGCCAGCCCTACTTCGACCCGTTCTGGAAGCGGGTGGAGCAGTTGGGCATACCGGTGCTGATGCACGCTTGCGACTCGGGCTACGACCGCTACAGCCGCGACTGGGAGGGCAAGTCCGCCGAGTACACCCCGTTCAAACCGGACGCGTTCCGCACCATCGTCTACGAGGACGCCCGCTCCATCCTCGACACCTGCGCCGCGCTGGTCGCGCACGGCGTGTTCACCCGCCACCCCGGGGTGCGGGTCGGGGTGATCGAGAACGGCGGTTCCTGGGTGCCGCGGCTGCTCGACCTGTTCGAGCGGGTCTACAAGAAGATGCCCGGCGAGTTCGCCGAACACCCGGTGGAGCAGTTCAAACGACACATCTGGGTCAACCCGTTCCACGAGGAGGACCTGGCCGGGCTGATCGACCTCATCGGCGCCGACCGGGTGCTGTTCGGCTCGGACTTCCCGCACCCGGAGGGGCTGGCCGAACCGGCGAAGCTCACCCCGGAGATCGCCGCGCTGCCCGAACCGACCATCGAAGCGGTGATGGGCAGGAACCTGCGGGACCTGCTGACGGCGGTGCCCAATGGCCGGTGAATCGCTGCCCAAGGTGATCCTGTGGGGCCCGGGTCAGGTCGGCGTCGGCGCGTTGCGGGCGGTGATCAACCATCCCGGCCTGGAACTCGTCGGCGTCGTCGTGCACAACCCGGCCAAGGACGGCAAGGACGCCGGCGCGCTGTGCGGCATGCCGGAGACCGGCGTCATCGCCACCACCGACATCGACGCGGCGCTGGCGCTCGACGCCGACGTGGTGGCCTACTTCGCCTCCGGCGACTACCGCTACCGCGAGGCCGCCGAGGACATCGCCCGCTGCCTGCGGGCCGGCAAGAACGTCGTCACCACCTCGCTGGTGCCGATGTGCTACCCGCCCGCCGCCGACCCGGAGACCGCCGAACTGATCAAGTCCGCTTGCGAGGAGGGGCAGACCACCTTCTTCAACAGCGGCGTCGACCCGGGCTGGGCCAACGATGTCATCGCGCTGACCATGACCGGCTTCTCCAGCCGGGTCGACACCATCACCATGCTGGAGATCCTCGACTACGCGCCGATCAACCAGCCCGAGATCATGTTCGACTTCATGGGTTTCGGGCATCCGCCGGACCATCCGGCGCCGTTGTTCGATCCGGCCCGGCTGGCCGCGCTGTGGGCGCCGATCGTGCACCTGGTCGCCGACGGGATCGGTCTGCCGCTGGATGGGGTCGACACCACGATCGAGAAGTGGCTGGCCACCGAGCGCTACGAGGTGGCGTCCGGACCGATCGAGCCCGGCACCATGGGCGGGATGCGGTTCAGGCTGGCCGGCATCGTCGACGACGAACCGCGCGTGGTGCTCGAACACATCACCCGGATGGGCGAGAACGCCGCACCGGACTGGCCGCGGCACCCGTCGCCGCACGGCGGCTACCGGGTCATCGTCGACGGGCTGCCCACCTACACCGTCGATATCGAGATGCACGGCCGGGGCAGCAATATGCGCGGGCTGACCTACGCGACGGTGATGCGTGAGCTCAACGCGATCCCGGCGGTGATCGCCGCGCCGCCCGGGGTGTTGTCGACCCTGGATCTGCCGCTGGTGACCGGCCCGGTGCGGGGTGGGAAGTGGACCGGCACGCTGCCGCCGACCTATCCGCGATGACCGCCGACCTGTGGACGGTGCTGCGCACCGCCTCCGCGGTGCGCAGGTACCGGCCCGAGCCGGTCGACGACGCGGTCATCGAGAAGTGCCTGCGAGCCGCCACCTGGGCGCCGTCCGGCGGCAACCAGCAGCCTTGGCGGTTCGTTGTGGTGCGCTCACCCCAACTGCGCCAGGTGATCTCGGAGGCGGCGCGGCGGACCTGGCAGGCGATGGTCGAGTTCTACCGGCTGCCCGAACCCGACGGCGACGCCGCCGACGCGAAATCGCGGGTGCTGCGGGCCATGCGCGAGCACACCGAGACCGGCGGCGACGCCCCGGTGTGCGTGCTGTTCTGCGTCCGGCCCCAGCGCGGCGCCAGCGACCTGCAGCAGGGCGGGTCGATCTTCCCGGCGGTGCAGAACTTCCTGCTCGCCGCCCGCGCCCAGGGACTGGGGGCGGCGATCACGTTGTGGCACGACGCCTGCGAGCCGCAGTTGCGCGAGCTGATCGGCATCCCCGACGACTGGCGGATTGCCACGCTCGTCACCGCGGGCTGGCCGAAGGGCGGGCACCACCCGGTGCGCCGCAAGCCGCTGTCGGAGGTGGCCGTCGTCGACCGTTGGGACCGGCCCTGGGATACACCGCCGAGACTGTAACCACGCAGGCGGCTTCTCGAATTTTCGCGGCGTGGTTACAGTCTCGGCGAACGAACGGGCGTCAGAGCTCGATCACGCCGCGGATGTTGGTGCCGGCGCGCAGATCCTTCATCGCCACGTTGATGTCGTCGAGCTTGTAGCGGTTGGTGATCAACTCGTCGAGTTTGAGCGTGCCGGCCTCGTACATCTACAGCAGCCGCGGCATCGCCTCGCGCGGATTCAGCCCGCCGTACAGCACGCCCTTGAGCGTCTTGCACGAGCTGACCATGTCGGGCAGGCTCAGCGGCACCATCATCTCCGACACCTTCGCCATGCCGGTGAGCACGCAGGTGCCGCCCTTGCGCAGCAACATCATCGCGGTGAGCACCATGTCCGTCGGCACCACACCGGGGGTGAGGATCACCCGGTCGGCCATCACCCCCCAGGTGATCTCCTTGACCAGCTCCAGGGCAGCACCGATGTCGGCGACGGTGTGGGTGGCGCCGAAGCCGGGGGCGATCTCCCGCTTGAACTCCACCGGGTCCACCGCGACGATGTGCTTGGCGCCGGCGATCCGCGCGCCCTGGACCGCGTTCATCCCGATGCCGCCGACCCCGACCACCACGACGGTGTCACCGGGTTCGGTGCCCGCCGCATGCGAGCCCGAGCCGAAACCCGTTGTCACCCCGCAGGACACCAGGGATGCGGCCTCCAACGGGATCCAGTCGTGCACCTTGACCAGTGAGCGCTCGGAGGCGACGACGTACTCGGCGAACGTGCCGACCTGCATCATCGCCATCAGGTCCTCGCGGCCGTTCGGGCCGTCGACGTGACGGCGGGGGGTGCCGTCGGTGGTCATGTTCTTGCTGTACAGGTCGGCGCCGATATCGCACAGGTAGGTGTATCCGGACGCGCACCAGCGGCAGCTGCCGCACGCGGGCAGGAACGAAACCGCCACGTGGTCACCGGGTTTGAGGGTCTTGACCTCGGGGCCGACCTCCTCGACGATGCCCGCGCCCTCGTGACCGCCGAGCATCGGGAACCACTCGGGCACCGGCACCCCCGAGGCCCGCATGAGTTCCTCCATCTCCGGGCTCGGCACGCTGTCGCCGGTGTGGAAGTGCTCATCGGAATGGCAGATGCCGGCGTAGGCCATCTTCACCAGCACCTCGCCCGCGCGCGGCGGGTCGAGTTCGATCTCGGTGACCTCCCAGTCGAGGCCGACCCCGCGCAGCACCGCAGCCTTGGTTTTCATGACCTCACCCTCCTATGCGGGCCAGCTGACCGTCTTCGTCTCGGTGAAGATCT
The window above is part of the Mycolicibacterium hassiacum DSM 44199 genome. Proteins encoded here:
- a CDS encoding amidohydrolase family protein codes for the protein MSADIKIVSPDDHLVEPADLWTKRLPQRYHEAGPHIVRLKGRMDPSVTNDVAFIEDEDGREADVWHFEDQRIPIPMISAAAGYEVDELRTEPITYDDMRPGCYRPADRLADMDIAGIEASACFPNTLVRFCGQRFLYAKDKELARLCVEAYNDFQIDEWAAGSNGRLIPLGIIPLWDVELAAKEVERVAAKGMRAVCFSELPSRLDLPSIHSGYWDPFFAACERNDVGIMLHIGSSSSLTKSSPDSPHVVTSALMAVNCTIALVDWLFSAKLIQFPKLKLAFAEAQAGWIPYYLQRVDEVWHDRRGWGGVHPLLTDPPSTQVPGRVYFSTFGDPVAFRILDLVGPDQLMFETDYPHNDTNWPHSLEVANKATEGLDDETKRKVLATNARRFFGMD
- a CDS encoding hydroxyacid dehydrogenase, producing the protein MASRRRPRLVFERWTDPVAGEILGGGEIELVRLDLTAPPAEGWAALQSAHGYQVATRTDVAKVVDGTQWLADRNLVQRCDQLLAVCSAGAGYDVIDVAACTEAGIAVCNNSGPGAEAVAEHALGLMLDLAKKITVADRVLRRGALGDRLALRGSQLQHKTLGVVGLGAIGSRLVQLCAPFDMEVLAFDPYVDEETAKARGVQLVSLDELLQRADFVQLTCPLTAETEGLIGRAEFAAMKPTAFFITTARGPVHDEAALYDALVSGRIAGAGLDVFHDEPPRADNPLLSLDNVVATPHTAGITVEAARDIAVATAAQWQTIFAGRVPPRLLNPEVWPRYRERFERILGFAPEPLDGRPDRPSPENTTSRKTAEKEAFTR
- a CDS encoding enoyl-CoA hydratase/isomerase family protein; translated protein: MSEYDTIEFEVRGRTACVTLNRPEVLNAINDEMIAELNEVYAEIERSPDIWTVIITGAGRALCVGADVNKAADHDMENAPGIDNQGEPVLSSLRQWDAPQEATPPWLQMTKPIICAVNGIAAGAGLDLITTADITIASDRASLMDPHVSIGVTSGREGVRLARILPLPVAMRLVLMGKHERLDAQRAYDLGIFTELVEHDKLMDRAWEVADVVNSNAPLAVRGSRMAIRKGLTLPIYEAELLAENYRMKVALTKDAIEGPRAFLEKRKPNWQCR
- a CDS encoding acyl-CoA dehydrogenase family protein; the protein is MHFQLDDQTREFRAAVRAHLDEVITPEFEERIYRSGVAHDDDFARGLVAKDMFAPDGRPLHRQVLQDELMYSDAPVYLSETTRMVAAVIDKAGSPELKQKIIPKAMAAELTIALGFTEPECGSDVAAAKTRAVRCGDDWIINGSKMFTTNGHIADYVFLLARTNPDKPKHKGLTMFLVPLDAPGVEAQAVWTLSGERTNITFYSDVRVGDEYRIGGVDEGWSVLHLALEDEHASGWGPHIARLLDHAERWARETTDAAGSPRIDDPDVRRRLARVAIELEVSTLLQRRCVWMAEQGRAPIAEGPMSKLYSTEALVRAAQDINELVGPDALRSRLEPTAPEEGRFEYLMRFSLGTTIYAGTSEVQRNIIAQRGLGLPR
- a CDS encoding TetR/AcrR family transcriptional regulator; the protein is MTRDNGDAQDPAAEESSEAAPIELSAKWQERTLERRLSNARARALARSSRFLATALELVQESGRADFTVQTLIDRSNLSLRAFYQHFAGKEELLLALYENITSQFTEDIRQEVAAADGPMEQLEAFCRGFLSRAESSHKVGGRVATIYNLSLEIERPTEFAKVWEPLQKLLTRILTDCAKQGLVRTDLTPAQLTTLLNSTLTALAQIGVFNTGVRGAELTEDDMWAWCKQAVSPPAAVVKPKSAAKSGSTRSTTGRRAKKLTG